From the Lathyrus oleraceus cultivar Zhongwan6 chromosome 4, CAAS_Psat_ZW6_1.0, whole genome shotgun sequence genome, one window contains:
- the LOC127074713 gene encoding endoplasmin homolog, which produces MLQQHSSLRTIKKKLIRKALDMICKLAEEDPDESTDKEKKEESSSEVDEKRGQYTKFWNEFGKSIKLGIIEDATNRNRLAKLLRFETTKSEGKLVSLDQYISRMKAGQKDFFYITGASKEQLENSPFLERLKKKNYEMDLEFLSDADGHLTEVEKDAKTTNILSIPKF; this is translated from the coding sequence ATGCTTCAACAACACAGTAGTCTGAGGACAATAAAAAAGAAACTTATTAGGAAAGCCCTTGATATGATCTGTAAGCTTGCTGAAGAGGATCCTGATGAGTCCACTgacaaagaaaagaaagaagagTCGTCTTCTGAAGTTGATGAGAAGAGAGGTCAATACACTAAGTTCTGGAATGAATTTGGAAAATCCATTAAACTTGGTATCATTGAGGATGCCACCAACAGAAATCGTTTGGCTAAACTGCTCAGATTTGAGACCACCAAGTCTGAGGGTAAATTGGTATCTCTCGACCAGTACATATCTAGAATGAAAGCTGGACAGAAGGATTTCTTTTACATAACTGGAGCCAGCAAAGAACAGCTTGAAAATTCTCCATTCCTAGAGCGGCttaagaagaagaattatgagATGGATTTGGAGTTTCTGTCTGATGCTGATGGCCATCTAACTGAAGTGGAAAAAGATGCAAAGACAACAAATATTCTGAGTATTCCAAAATTTTGA